A region of Brevinematales bacterium DNA encodes the following proteins:
- the rsmD gene encoding 16S rRNA (guanine(966)-N(2))-methyltransferase RsmD: protein MLRITGGYLKGRQIVVRSSHVKPTSEVVRQALFNIIDVSGVSFLDIFSGSGIIGIEALSRGANFVCFVDNDYSLMNQLKNNLSILGISKDRYLILEKSWDNAINFLKISNRRFDIIFADPFYNFSNYAKLIYKLKEVSKESSLLIIEHSSRNLIKLDSNVSVIDIKKYGETFLTFVKFAL from the coding sequence ATGTTAAGAATAACGGGGGGATACCTTAAAGGAAGACAAATAGTAGTAAGATCAAGTCATGTAAAGCCTACTTCGGAGGTTGTTCGCCAAGCTTTGTTTAACATAATAGATGTAAGTGGAGTTTCATTTTTAGACATCTTTTCAGGTTCTGGTATAATAGGAATAGAAGCATTAAGTAGAGGAGCAAACTTCGTTTGTTTTGTCGATAATGATTACTCTTTGATGAACCAATTAAAGAATAATCTCAGTATTCTAGGGATTAGCAAAGATAGATACTTGATACTCGAAAAATCTTGGGATAACGCTATCAATTTCCTAAAAATTTCCAACAGAAGATTTGATATAATATTTGCCGACCCTTTTTACAATTTCAGCAATTATGCCAAACTGATTTACAAACTTAAGGAAGTATCAAAAGAAAGTTCTCTATTGATTATCGAGCATTCATCAAGAAACCTTATAAAACTAGACAGCAACGTAAGTGTAATAGACATAAAGAAATATGGAGAAACTTTTCTTACATTTGTCAAATTTGCTCTATAG